One part of the Moraxella sp. FZFQ2102 genome encodes these proteins:
- the murB gene encoding UDP-N-acetylmuramate dehydrogenase, which translates to MSDTPISHQVFHHYDLSHLNTMALRCVADTAIIIHDVDALPKLELGDRWFVLSGGSNVLLPSTLDATVILPRMMGKRIIDESDEHILLEVMAGENWHQLVSDCTQQGWYGLENLALIPGLAGAAPVQNIGAYGVQLEDVLHSVQVYEWATGEFHTLSRDECHFGYRHSIFKDEPNRYLITAITLRLHKDATRTRTGYGDLHAQAQMLAEANQRDSISPMDVYQAVIFIRQSKLPDPATLPNCGSFFQNPVISSSLFREIQKDYPDMPFYPVSEDETKVPAGWLIDQTGLKGKGIEPILTHAKQALVLTNHAPLTATQDDIKAAQDFIIQSVEDSFGIRLVREPVWVNADGSYA; encoded by the coding sequence ATGTCAGATACTCCTATCAGCCATCAAGTTTTTCATCACTACGATCTATCCCATCTAAACACCATGGCACTACGCTGTGTGGCAGATACCGCCATCATCATCCATGATGTTGATGCATTGCCCAAGCTTGAGCTTGGCGATCGTTGGTTTGTGCTATCTGGTGGCAGTAATGTGCTACTACCAAGCACACTTGACGCCACAGTCATTTTGCCACGCATGATGGGCAAGCGTATCATTGATGAGTCCGATGAGCATATCCTGCTTGAAGTGATGGCAGGCGAAAACTGGCATCAGCTGGTCAGTGACTGCACACAGCAAGGCTGGTATGGACTCGAAAATCTCGCCTTGATTCCCGGATTGGCAGGTGCTGCACCAGTCCAAAATATCGGTGCTTATGGGGTGCAGCTCGAAGATGTGCTTCACAGCGTCCAAGTCTATGAATGGGCGACAGGTGAATTTCACACCCTAAGCCGTGATGAATGTCATTTTGGCTATCGCCACAGTATCTTTAAAGATGAACCAAACCGCTATTTGATTACCGCTATCACCCTACGCCTACACAAAGATGCGACACGCACTCGCACAGGCTATGGCGATTTGCACGCACAGGCACAGATGCTTGCCGAAGCAAATCAGCGTGACAGCATCAGCCCGATGGATGTCTATCAGGCGGTGATTTTTATTCGCCAATCAAAACTGCCTGACCCTGCGACACTGCCAAACTGCGGATCATTTTTCCAAAATCCTGTCATCTCAAGCAGTCTATTTCGAGAAATCCAAAAAGACTATCCTGATATGCCATTTTATCCAGTCAGTGAAGATGAGACTAAAGTGCCAGCAGGTTGGCTCATTGACCAAACAGGACTCAAAGGCAAAGGCATCGAGCCAATTCTCACTCATGCCAAACAAGCCCTTGTACTGACCAATCATGCACCGCTGACCGCCACCCAAGATGACATCAAAGCTGCACAAGATTTTATCATTCAAAGCGTTGAAGACAGTTTTGGCATTCGTTTGGTGCGTGAGCCTGTGTGGGTGAATGCCGATGGCAGCTACGCATAA
- a CDS encoding DUF1543 domain-containing protein, whose translation MYLYMLKIGATPKGRLIEQHDIFFGIANEVHELIPHFESAWVEIKDIWHLDAYRTVTAVDGYRIEVIDKHSTPDVPSGKQLYFVNLGGYKPNHFEEYHHKLLIVADSIHQATAIAKQSEFYQEFNIANTRATSHIDDKYGVDIDEIHNVSDVLPQAFKDRYRLRITTDRTATPDEMVIGYLPKKMFV comes from the coding sequence ATGTATCTATATATGCTAAAAATCGGTGCTACACCAAAGGGTCGGCTGATTGAGCAGCACGATATTTTCTTTGGAATTGCCAATGAAGTGCATGAATTAATACCGCATTTTGAATCGGCTTGGGTCGAGATTAAGGACATTTGGCACTTGGATGCCTATCGCACAGTCACCGCCGTCGATGGCTATCGCATCGAAGTCATCGATAAGCACAGTACGCCTGATGTACCATCTGGCAAACAGCTGTACTTTGTCAATCTCGGTGGCTACAAGCCCAATCACTTTGAAGAATATCATCACAAGCTACTCATCGTCGCCGATAGCATCCACCAAGCGACCGCCATCGCCAAGCAAAGCGAGTTTTATCAAGAATTTAATATTGCTAATACTCGGGCGACATCGCATATCGATGATAAATATGGCGTGGATATTGACGAGATTCACAATGTCAGTGATGTGCTACCCCAAGCGTTCAAAGACCGCTACCGTCTGCGTATCACTACAGATCGTACAGCTACCCCTGATGAGATGGTGATTGGCTATCTGCCGAAGAAGATGTTTGTGTGA
- a CDS encoding LysE/ArgO family amino acid transporter, protein MLDAALFPTFIKGLVVSGGLIIAIGAQNAFVLKQGLLKNHIFWVALTCFLCDFVLMSFGVLGFGSLISQSPIATIALAVVGALFLAVYGFRAMRSAISGGSSLALDDTTPKASLVATIGTTLALTLLNPHVYLDTVVIIGGVAGTLNFEQKIAFLAGALIISAVWFFGLGYGARLLTPLFKNPSTWRVLDAIIALIMWGIALSLAIYACELYNLPTLK, encoded by the coding sequence ATGCTAGATGCAGCGCTTTTTCCTACATTTATCAAAGGCTTGGTGGTCTCAGGTGGTCTAATCATCGCCATCGGTGCGCAAAATGCCTTTGTGCTTAAGCAAGGCTTATTAAAAAACCACATCTTTTGGGTGGCTTTGACCTGTTTTTTGTGCGATTTTGTCTTGATGAGTTTTGGCGTGCTTGGCTTTGGATCATTGATCAGCCAAAGCCCGATCGCGACGATTGCGCTTGCGGTGGTTGGCGCGCTGTTTTTGGCGGTATATGGATTTCGCGCCATGCGCTCGGCGATCAGCGGCGGTAGTAGCCTTGCACTGGATGATACCACACCCAAGGCAAGTTTAGTTGCTACCATTGGCACGACACTTGCCCTAACCCTGCTCAATCCGCATGTATATCTGGACACAGTAGTCATCATCGGCGGTGTGGCAGGGACGCTGAATTTCGAACAAAAAATCGCTTTTTTGGCAGGTGCGCTCATCATCTCGGCGGTGTGGTTTTTTGGCTTGGGCTATGGCGCACGATTATTGACGCCATTATTCAAAAATCCAAGCACTTGGCGCGTGCTTGATGCCATCATCGCACTCATCATGTGGGGCATTGCGCTCAGCCTTGCCATCTATGCCTGTGAATTGTACAATCTGCCAACTTTGAAATAA
- a CDS encoding tetratricopeptide repeat protein has product MLTLSLSAVANTAYEQGLYYYNLDTDDGYRQAFTYFSQAAEQGDSKAQLELGYMYDMGYGVNQDYNKALEWYTKSAEQGNAGAQYNLGVMFKNGQGTPVDYHKAVQWYRKSANQGYASAQYNLGVMYEKGYGVHQDYNKAIEWYTKSANQEDANAQYNLGVMYDNGYGVHQDYYQAVQWYAKAANQGIADAQYNLGVMYYEGEGIQRDYQKAIEWYTKAANQGHVEAQNNLGFMYGNGYGVSQDYQKAIEWYIMAGSQGDYAAQYNLGLMYYEGHGVHQDYHQAVHWYKQSANQGHANAQVNLGNMYEKGYGVRQDYKQAFNWYAKAAAQNNATAQYNIGNMHSNGWSVRQNKTTAKDWYGKACDNGYQKGCDKYRELNQQGY; this is encoded by the coding sequence ATGCTAACACTTTCTTTATCAGCGGTGGCGAATACCGCCTATGAGCAAGGCTTGTATTATTACAATCTTGACACTGATGATGGTTATCGTCAAGCATTTACATATTTTAGTCAAGCGGCGGAACAAGGGGATAGCAAAGCACAACTAGAACTTGGCTATATGTACGATATGGGCTATGGCGTAAATCAAGATTACAATAAAGCACTCGAATGGTACACCAAATCTGCCGAACAAGGGAATGCTGGTGCTCAGTACAATCTTGGTGTTATGTTTAAAAACGGTCAAGGCACACCTGTTGATTATCATAAAGCGGTACAATGGTACAGAAAATCTGCCAATCAAGGATATGCTAGCGCTCAATACAATCTTGGAGTGATGTATGAAAAAGGCTATGGAGTGCATCAAGATTACAATAAAGCCATAGAATGGTACACCAAATCCGCCAATCAAGAAGATGCTAATGCTCAATACAATCTTGGCGTGATGTACGACAATGGTTATGGCGTACATCAAGACTATTATCAGGCGGTGCAGTGGTATGCCAAAGCAGCTAATCAAGGAATTGCTGACGCACAATATAATCTTGGGGTGATGTATTATGAAGGTGAAGGTATTCAACGAGACTATCAAAAGGCAATTGAATGGTACACCAAAGCCGCTAATCAAGGACATGTAGAAGCTCAAAACAATCTTGGTTTTATGTATGGAAACGGCTATGGCGTAAGTCAAGACTATCAAAAAGCCATAGAATGGTACATTATGGCAGGCAGTCAAGGAGATTATGCAGCTCAATACAATCTTGGACTAATGTACTACGAAGGTCATGGCGTGCATCAAGATTATCATCAAGCAGTGCATTGGTACAAGCAATCCGCCAATCAAGGACATGCAAATGCTCAGGTAAATTTAGGCAATATGTACGAAAAAGGTTATGGCGTCCGCCAAGATTATAAACAAGCCTTTAATTGGTATGCCAAAGCTGCTGCTCAAAATAATGCCACCGCCCAGTACAATATTGGCAATATGCACTCCAATGGATGGAGTGTCCGCCAAAACAAAACCACTGCCAAAGACTGGTATGGCAAAGCCTGTGATAACGGCTATCAAAAAGGCTGTGATAAGTATCGTGAGTTAAACCAACAGGGTTATTAA
- a CDS encoding tetratricopeptide repeat protein, producing the protein MNTILIGLGLLILPLTSWAQPQNYFKSNTAYVTSTPDIDIDAAITSLIASSATLPNIKKTNCSPKNPISYTQDELESFINDANLGNSFAQNELGFYYQSHGENHQAATWYKKSVEQENPSAQNNLAYLYEYGCGVRQDLKQSRHLYTLSAKNGNAVAQANLGDFILSYDARNKANVAIAKEWYGKACDNGNQRGCDEYRELKQQGY; encoded by the coding sequence GTGAATACCATCTTAATTGGTTTGGGTTTATTGATTCTACCGCTCACTTCATGGGCACAACCGCAGAATTATTTTAAGTCAAATACTGCTTATGTGACATCAACACCTGATATAGATATTGATGCTGCAATTACAAGCTTAATAGCTAGCTCTGCTACCCTACCCAATATAAAGAAAACAAATTGTTCACCCAAAAATCCCATTTCTTATACTCAAGATGAATTGGAAAGCTTCATTAATGATGCAAATCTTGGTAATTCATTCGCTCAAAATGAGCTCGGGTTTTATTATCAAAGTCATGGCGAAAACCATCAAGCAGCTACTTGGTACAAAAAATCCGTCGAGCAAGAAAATCCATCTGCTCAAAACAATCTAGCATATCTGTATGAATATGGCTGCGGTGTGCGTCAAGACCTAAAGCAATCTAGACACTTATACACTTTGTCAGCAAAAAATGGTAATGCCGTTGCACAAGCCAATCTTGGTGATTTTATTCTTTCTTATGATGCTCGCAACAAAGCCAATGTTGCTATCGCCAAAGAATGGTATGGCAAAGCTTGTGATAACGGTAATCAGCGTGGCTGTGATGAATATCGTGAGTTAAAGCAGCAAGGCTATTAA
- a CDS encoding low molecular weight protein-tyrosine-phosphatase yields the protein MTYPSSILFVCLGNICRSPAAEAVMTTKIANARLPIHLDSAGTANYHTGNPPDTRSIKVGRSLGYDLSSLRARQISVADFYEFELIFAMDGSNLANLSKLRTQAEQLADGRTVARLQLFDPTGKAVADPYYGDESDFVAMYAHLELVADQHLIAWQHRI from the coding sequence ATGACTTATCCTAGCAGTATTTTATTTGTTTGTCTTGGCAATATCTGCCGATCACCTGCTGCTGAAGCGGTGATGACGACCAAAATTGCCAATGCTCGCCTACCCATACACCTAGACTCAGCAGGCACCGCCAATTACCACACAGGCAATCCGCCTGACACTCGCAGTATCAAAGTTGGTCGGTCTCTAGGCTATGATTTATCAAGCTTAAGAGCCAGACAGATCAGCGTGGCGGACTTTTATGAGTTTGAACTCATCTTTGCGATGGATGGGAGTAATTTGGCAAATTTAAGCAAACTACGCACCCAAGCCGAACAGCTTGCAGATGGTCGCACGGTGGCACGCTTGCAGCTATTTGATCCAACTGGCAAAGCTGTCGCCGATCCTTATTATGGGGATGAGTCTGATTTTGTGGCGATGTATGCGCATTTAGAATTGGTGGCTGATCAGCACCTGATCGCGTGGCAACACCGTATATGA
- a CDS encoding YdcF family protein, with translation MAATHKPLPKAVKWLGVAGLCTAIGALSTVTPIFATVGTGLLNLYPAITLPQVDDKPTAIIVLGGGLTRNSAGKITLNHYSQSRADQALKQYNTESMPIITSGAESPWLRDYLVEQDANVVILSDNASMNTCENANFTAKLLNYHELPKTAYLVTDRYHMARARRQFAKAGIATIANPAPLAIAPSWLHPKDNLIHTRRTVYEMVALARDIFAPQENCRTADAISIEEISTPRRKPKLFF, from the coding sequence ATGGCAGCTACGCATAAACCCTTGCCAAAAGCCGTCAAATGGCTAGGCGTGGCAGGTCTATGCACCGCGATTGGCGCACTTTCGACAGTGACGCCGATTTTTGCCACCGTTGGCACAGGACTATTAAACCTATATCCTGCCATCACCCTACCTCAAGTCGATGACAAGCCCACCGCCATCATCGTGCTTGGTGGTGGGCTTACGCGCAATAGCGCAGGCAAAATCACGCTCAATCACTACAGCCAAAGCCGCGCCGATCAAGCACTCAAGCAATACAACACAGAGTCGATGCCCATCATCACAAGTGGCGCAGAATCGCCGTGGCTGCGTGATTATCTGGTTGAGCAAGATGCCAATGTGGTGATCTTAAGCGACAACGCAAGTATGAATACTTGCGAAAATGCCAACTTCACCGCCAAGCTGCTTAATTATCACGAACTGCCAAAAACTGCCTATTTGGTCACGGATCGCTATCACATGGCACGCGCACGCCGCCAGTTTGCCAAAGCAGGTATCGCCACCATCGCCAATCCTGCACCGCTTGCCATCGCCCCAAGCTGGCTACACCCCAAGGATAATCTCATCCACACGCGCCGCACCGTCTATGAGATGGTGGCATTGGCACGCGATATTTTCGCCCCCCAAGAAAACTGCCGCACTGCTGACGCCATCAGCATTGAAGAGATCAGCACCCCCAGACGCAAGCCCAAGTTATTCTTTTAA
- the metH gene encoding methionine synthase, whose amino-acid sequence MSVSANNNTTHKPHNPDNFIRTPQGEFAHRDTQSTNKARLTELLKQRILFLDGAMGTEIQNYKLTESDYRGTRFADIPNDVKGNNDLLVLTQPDIISAIHRSYLEAGSDIIETNSFNGTQISMADYHMEHLTYEINREAARLARLACDEYNAKTPDKPRFVAGVIGPTSRTCSISPDVNDPAFRNVTFDELVDNYTESTLALIDGGADIILIETVFDTLNAKAAIFAVTGVFEMIGFELPIMISGTITDASGRTLSGQTAEAFYNSVRHAKPISIGFNCALGADALKPHIQSLSDVCETFVSAHPNAGLPNEFGEYDETATETATMVQGFAKAGIVNIVGGCCGTTPEHIRTIVEMVSPHAPRAIPEYKPACRLSGLEAFNITRDSLFVNVGERTNVTGSKKFLRLIKNEEYSEALDVARDQVEGGAQVVDINMDEAMLDSKQAMIHFVNLIASEPDISRVPLMIDSSKWDIIEAGLKCTQGKAIVNSISLKEGYDEFVAKARLCMRYGAAVIVMAFDEVGQADTEARKIEICKRSYDILVDEVGFPSEDIIFDPNIFAVATGIEEHNNYGVDFIKATKWITDNLPNAMVSGGVSNVSFSFRGNPIREAIHAVFLYHAINNGMTMGIVNPAMLELYDEIEPSARDAIEDVILNRNNDNNEATEKLLEVAENYHSGDKAKSGGADLAWREDTVEKRIEYALVKGITTYIDEDTEEARQKYPRPLDVIEGPLMDGMNVVGDLFGAGKMFLPQVVKSARVMKQAVAWLNPYIEAEKVAGESKGKILMATVKGDVHDIGKNIVGVVLGCNGYEIIDLGVMVPCEKILQVARDENVDIIGLSGLITPSLDEMVYVAKQMQEQSFKLPLLIGGATTSKAHTAVKIEPNYQNDIVVYVADASRAVGVATTLLSKDKRGEFIDEIRAEYSEVRERLANRKPKGAKLSYEQSIAEGFQYDWDSYTPPVPNTLGQVVLDDYPLENLLPYIDWTPFFISWGLVGKYPKIFDDEVVGAEARDLYANATAMIDKLIKEKLVTAKAVFRLAKAQRSAPDTVAVYDEAGQAVQYFEHLRQQSDKVTGKPNYSLADFISPNGDDYLGGFTVSIFGAEELANEYKAKGDDYNAIMVQAVCDRFAESFAEHLHELIRKDYWGYQADENLSNEELIKEQYVGIRPAPGYPACPEHTEKGKLFDWLDTTNAIGTYLTESYAMWPPSSVSGFYYSHPDSTYFNVGKISTDQLEDYARRKGWDIKTAEKWLNPNL is encoded by the coding sequence ATGAGCGTATCAGCCAATAACAACACTACTCACAAACCGCACAATCCTGATAATTTTATTCGCACGCCACAGGGCGAATTTGCCCATCGTGATACCCAAAGCACCAATAAAGCACGCTTGACAGAGCTTTTGAAACAGCGGATTTTATTTCTTGATGGGGCGATGGGGACAGAGATTCAGAACTATAAACTCACCGAAAGCGACTATCGTGGCACTCGTTTTGCTGATATACCTAACGATGTCAAGGGTAATAATGACCTGCTCGTACTGACACAGCCTGACATCATCAGTGCGATTCATAGAAGTTATCTGGAAGCTGGCTCAGACATCATCGAGACCAACAGCTTTAATGGTACGCAGATCTCGATGGCGGATTATCACATGGAGCATCTGACCTATGAGATCAACCGTGAAGCCGCTCGCCTAGCCCGCCTAGCTTGTGATGAATACAACGCCAAAACGCCTGATAAGCCACGCTTTGTGGCAGGTGTCATCGGTCCAACTTCTCGCACTTGTTCCATCTCACCCGATGTCAATGACCCTGCGTTTCGTAATGTGACCTTTGATGAGCTCGTGGACAACTACACCGAAAGTACGCTGGCACTGATTGACGGTGGGGCGGACATTATTTTGATTGAGACGGTGTTTGACACCCTAAACGCCAAGGCGGCGATTTTTGCGGTGACGGGCGTATTTGAGATGATTGGCTTTGAGCTGCCGATTATGATCAGTGGTACGATTACCGACGCATCAGGGCGGACGCTGTCAGGGCAGACGGCAGAAGCGTTTTATAACTCAGTCCGTCATGCTAAGCCCATCTCTATCGGCTTTAACTGTGCTTTGGGGGCGGATGCACTCAAGCCTCATATCCAAAGCCTATCTGATGTCTGTGAGACCTTTGTGTCAGCACACCCCAACGCAGGCTTGCCGAACGAATTTGGCGAATATGACGAAACGGCCACCGAGACCGCCACGATGGTGCAAGGCTTTGCCAAAGCAGGGATTGTCAATATCGTCGGTGGCTGCTGTGGCACGACACCTGAACATATCCGCACGATTGTTGAGATGGTATCACCGCACGCACCACGAGCCATTCCTGAGTACAAGCCTGCTTGCCGTCTGTCGGGGCTAGAAGCCTTTAACATCACTCGTGATAGCTTATTTGTCAATGTCGGTGAGCGTACCAATGTTACAGGCTCCAAAAAATTCTTGCGACTGATCAAAAACGAAGAATACAGCGAGGCACTCGATGTCGCCCGAGACCAAGTAGAAGGCGGTGCTCAGGTCGTGGACATCAACATGGACGAAGCGATGCTTGATAGTAAGCAGGCGATGATTCATTTTGTCAATCTGATTGCGTCCGAGCCTGACATCAGCCGAGTGCCACTGATGATTGATTCATCAAAATGGGACATTATCGAAGCAGGTCTCAAATGTACGCAAGGCAAGGCGATTGTCAATTCTATCTCATTAAAAGAAGGCTATGATGAATTTGTCGCCAAGGCTCGCCTATGTATGCGATACGGGGCGGCGGTGATTGTCATGGCGTTTGATGAAGTCGGTCAAGCGGACACCGAAGCACGCAAGATTGAGATTTGTAAACGCAGTTATGATATTTTGGTTGATGAAGTGGGTTTTCCATCCGAAGACATCATCTTTGACCCGAACATCTTTGCGGTCGCCACAGGTATCGAAGAGCATAACAACTACGGCGTGGACTTTATCAAAGCGACCAAATGGATTACCGATAATCTGCCTAATGCGATGGTATCAGGCGGTGTGTCCAATGTGTCGTTTAGTTTCCGTGGTAATCCGATTCGTGAAGCGATTCATGCGGTGTTCTTGTACCATGCCATCAATAACGGCATGACGATGGGTATCGTCAATCCTGCAATGCTCGAGCTGTATGATGAGATTGAGCCATCTGCTCGTGATGCTATTGAAGATGTGATTTTAAACCGTAATAACGACAACAACGAAGCGACAGAGAAGCTGCTTGAAGTTGCCGAAAATTATCATTCAGGCGACAAAGCCAAATCAGGCGGTGCTGACCTAGCATGGCGTGAAGACACGGTAGAAAAACGCATTGAATATGCCCTAGTCAAAGGTATCACTACCTATATTGATGAGGACACCGAAGAAGCTCGCCAAAAATACCCACGACCGCTTGATGTCATCGAAGGGCCTTTGATGGACGGCATGAATGTGGTAGGGGATTTGTTCGGTGCAGGTAAGATGTTCTTGCCACAAGTGGTTAAATCGGCTCGTGTGATGAAACAAGCCGTCGCATGGTTAAATCCGTACATCGAAGCCGAAAAGGTCGCAGGCGAGTCCAAGGGTAAAATCCTGATGGCGACCGTCAAAGGCGATGTGCATGACATCGGCAAAAATATCGTCGGCGTGGTCTTGGGCTGTAACGGCTATGAGATTATTGACCTAGGCGTGATGGTGCCGTGCGAGAAGATTTTGCAAGTGGCTCGTGACGAGAATGTGGACATCATCGGATTGTCAGGACTGATTACCCCGAGCCTTGATGAGATGGTCTATGTCGCCAAACAAATGCAGGAGCAAAGCTTTAAGCTGCCGCTCTTGATCGGTGGTGCGACCACGAGTAAAGCACATACGGCGGTCAAGATCGAACCCAATTACCAAAATGACATCGTCGTCTATGTGGCGGATGCCAGCCGTGCTGTCGGTGTGGCGACGACCTTATTATCCAAGGATAAGCGTGGCGAGTTCATTGATGAGATTCGTGCAGAATACAGCGAAGTGCGTGAACGCCTAGCCAATCGTAAGCCAAAAGGGGCGAAGCTCAGCTATGAGCAGTCGATTGCCGAAGGTTTTCAATACGACTGGGATAGTTATACACCGCCAGTACCAAATACGCTTGGGCAGGTGGTGCTTGATGATTATCCGCTTGAAAACTTGTTGCCGTATATTGACTGGACGCCGTTTTTTATCTCATGGGGATTGGTTGGTAAATATCCAAAAATCTTTGATGATGAAGTGGTCGGCGCAGAAGCCCGTGATTTGTACGCCAATGCAACAGCAATGATTGATAAGCTGATCAAAGAAAAACTGGTTACTGCCAAAGCGGTATTTCGCCTAGCCAAGGCACAACGCAGTGCACCTGACACCGTCGCCGTCTATGATGAAGCAGGTCAAGCGGTTCAGTACTTTGAACACTTACGCCAACAAAGCGACAAAGTCACAGGCAAGCCAAATTATAGTCTGGCTGACTTTATCTCGCCAAATGGTGATGATTATTTGGGCGGCTTTACCGTGTCTATCTTTGGTGCTGAAGAGCTTGCCAATGAGTATAAGGCAAAAGGCGATGACTATAATGCCATCATGGTGCAGGCAGTGTGCGACCGCTTTGCCGAAAGCTTTGCCGAGCATCTACATGAACTGATTCGCAAAGACTACTGGGGCTATCAAGCGGATGAAAATTTAAGCAATGAAGAGCTGATTAAAGAGCAATATGTCGGCATTCGTCCCGCACCGGGTTATCCTGCCTGTCCTGAGCATACCGAAAAAGGTAAGCTGTTTGACTGGCTGGACACTACCAACGCCATCGGCACTTATCTCACCGAAAGCTATGCTATGTGGCCACCATCTAGCGTATCAGGTTTTTATTATAGTCACCCTGACAGCACCTATTTTAATGTCGGTAAAATCAGCACCGACCAATTAGAAGACTATGCACGCCGTAAGGGTTGGGATATCAAGACCGCTGAGAAGTGGCTAAATCCGAATCTGTGA
- the truD gene encoding tRNA pseudouridine(13) synthase TruD, whose product MTRPIRHAIYKAAPADFIVTEQLAIEHTHDGEHLWLYITKINLNTAYVARLLADWTGVPTADVGYSGLKDRHAITHQWFSIRLPTKAVPSVPFTDFIKPHLHDGESVHISEQVWHSRKLGRGTHKSNHFIITLHAITGDKTAIDDRLNQIKTSGVPNYFGEQRFGNDQGNIQKAQGFFEKILATPKPYRPNKKTAHRDSLLISTARSVLFNAMLDARVADDSWQTAIDGDVFNLDGTGSIFVADIDDDIRTRLRTCDIHPTAPLFGTGTPKHTADAAALYDGVLGRDEFTVFYQGLLKIDAKMSYRPLRLLVRLLTWYWADDASLVLNFELPKGAFATVVLSALVDELVMGSSSPDTPDA is encoded by the coding sequence ATGACCCGCCCTATCCGACACGCTATTTATAAAGCCGCGCCTGCCGACTTTATCGTCACCGAACAGCTTGCCATCGAGCACACCCACGATGGCGAACATCTGTGGTTATACATCACCAAAATCAATCTAAACACCGCCTATGTCGCACGGCTACTGGCTGACTGGACAGGCGTACCTACGGCAGATGTCGGCTATTCGGGGCTAAAAGACCGCCACGCCATCACCCATCAGTGGTTCAGTATTCGCCTACCGACCAAGGCGGTGCCGAGTGTGCCATTTACTGACTTTATCAAGCCACATCTGCACGATGGTGAGTCCGTCCACATCAGCGAGCAAGTGTGGCACAGTCGCAAGCTAGGTCGTGGTACGCACAAATCCAATCACTTCATCATCACCCTACACGCCATCACAGGCGATAAAACCGCCATCGATGATAGACTCAATCAAATCAAAACCAGTGGCGTGCCAAACTATTTTGGCGAACAGCGATTTGGCAATGATCAGGGCAATATCCAAAAGGCTCAGGGGTTTTTTGAAAAAATCCTAGCCACGCCCAAGCCCTACCGCCCAAATAAAAAAACCGCTCATCGTGACAGCCTACTGATCTCGACCGCTCGCAGTGTGCTGTTCAATGCCATGCTGGATGCTCGTGTGGCAGATGACAGCTGGCAGACGGCGATCGATGGTGATGTATTTAATCTGGATGGCACAGGCTCGATTTTTGTCGCTGATATCGATGATGACATCCGCACTCGCCTGAGAACTTGTGATATTCACCCCACCGCTCCACTGTTTGGCACAGGTACGCCCAAGCATACTGCTGATGCAGCCGCACTGTATGATGGCGTGCTTGGTCGGGATGAATTTACCGTATTTTACCAAGGACTGCTGAAGATTGATGCCAAAATGAGCTATCGCCCCTTACGCCTATTGGTGCGGCTACTTACTTGGTACTGGGCAGATGATGCGTCGTTGGTGCTGAATTTTGAACTACCAAAGGGGGCATTTGCCACAGTCGTGCTATCGGCTTTGGTGGATGAGTTGGTGATGGGATCATCGTCACCAGACACACCAGATGCATGA